From Bos mutus isolate GX-2022 chromosome 5, NWIPB_WYAK_1.1, whole genome shotgun sequence, one genomic window encodes:
- the ASB8 gene encoding ankyrin repeat and SOCS box protein 8, whose protein sequence is MSSSMWYIMQSIQSKYSLSERLIRTIAAIRSFPHDNVEDLIRGGADVNCTHGTLKPLHCACMVSDADCVELLLEKGAEVNALDGYNRTALHYAAEKDEACVEVLLEYGANPNALDGNRDTPLHWAAFKNNAECVRALLESGASVNALDYNNDTPLSWAAMKGNLESVSILLDYGAEVRVINLKGQTPISRLVALLVRGLGTEKEDSCFELLHRAVGHFELRKNGTMPREVAKDQQLCEKLTVLCSAPGTLKTLSRYAVRRSLGLQYLPDAVKGLPLPASLKEYLLLIE, encoded by the exons ATGAGTTCCAGTATGTGGTATATTATGCAGAGCATTCAGAGCAAATACTCTCTCTCAGAGCGCTTAATCCGAACAATCGCTGCCATTCGCTCCTTCCCACACGACAATGTAGAGGACCTCATCAGAGGG GGAGCAGATGTGAACTGTACCCACGGCACGCTGAAGCCCTTGCACTGTGCCTGCATGGTGTCCGATGCGGACTGTGTGGAGTTACTGCTGGAAAAGGGAGCTGAG GTGAATGCCCTGGATGGTTACAACCGAACAGCCCTCCACTATGCAGCTGAGAAAGATGAGGCTTGTGTGGAGGTCCTGTTGGAGTATGGTGCAAACCCCAATGCACTGGATGGTAACCGAGACACCCCACTTCACTGGGCAGCCTTTAAGAACAATGCTGAGTGTGTGCGGGCCCTCCTAGAGAGCGGGGCCTCTGTCAACGCCCTGGATTACAACAATGACACCCCGCTTAGCTGGGCTGCCATGAAGGGAAATCTTGAGAGCGTCAGCATCCTTCTTGATTATGGTGCAGAGGTCAGAGTCATCAACTTAAAAGGCCAGACGCCCATCTCCCGCCTGGTGGCTCTGCTAGTCAGGGGACTTGGGACAGAGAAAGAGGACTCTTGCTTTGAGCTCCTCCACAGAGCTGTTGGACACTTTGAATTAAGGAAAAATGGCACCATGCCACGAGAAGTGGCCAAAGACCAGCAGCTGTGTGAAAAGCTGACTGTTCTGTGCTCAGCCCCAGGGACTCTAAAAACACTTTCTCGCTATGCTGTGCGCCGGAGCCTGGGACTCCAGTATCTGCCAGATGCCGTCAAGGGCCTGCCTCTGCCAGCTTCTCTGAAGGAATACCTGTTACTCATAGAATAG